Within the Eucalyptus grandis isolate ANBG69807.140 chromosome 1, ASM1654582v1, whole genome shotgun sequence genome, the region GGAAAGTGACCATGTAACTAATGTCTCAATTGCTTGATGTCAAAGCTATCCCATCTAGAAGGTAACATAGATTGGCTACTCAAGGAAATTGTTTTAGTACCATATGCACGGTTGAAAGAAGGTAAGTGACCATGTAACTAATGTCTCAATTGCTTGCTGTCAAAGCTTATTCCATCTAGAAGGTAACACAGATTGGCTACTCCAGGAAATTGTTTTAATACCATATGCACGGTTGAAAGAAAGTCCGAAATGTACTAACTTCAACTATCATTCTTAAAACATTCAGGAGCCAAAGATTATTGACTGCAAGACAATTCCTTCCCTTGCACTCTATCAAGCCAGTTCCAAATTGGTTCCGATTTAGACCCAGAAGAAAGTAGGAATACAAGTTCTGATGAAATATGTTTCATCATCAGAGAAGATTTTTCCCTAATCCATTTCATGTGTTCAAGGGCAAGTCCAGCCTCGTCTGCATCATTTAAATATTTCAGGAAAGTGACATGTGAGTCTAAATTGTCCAAATCACAATTGAAACGTTGGAGCAACTTTGAAGCAGTAACAAAATCACCTGCATCGAGCATGTCAAGACATAGAACCAAGATATTATCAGTTGCTGCGATTGTATAAAATCAAGAATACTCAGAATCCACTACTTACTGAGCACATCAAAAGTTTACCTTTTCTGCAGAGACACAGGACGAATGCATTGAGGACACTCTTGGCAAGAGTTGGATCCTGTTCAATACACttatcaaaaatatcaaaggcAGCTTCAAAGTTTGCTTCTTGACAAAGCCCTTCAATGAGAGATCTGTAGATTAAGGAATCCGGTTCCAACCCTTTCTCCAACATGTGGTAAAACAGCCTCCTTGCCTCTTCAACTTGCTCTATTTCAGAGAACTTCTTGATCAAGATAGTATATGTTCTTAAATCTCCAGAACACCCACTTGAAAACATCTCATCCCACAGCTTTTTAGCTGGACGCATAAGATCTTCCCGACAACATGCATCCAGAACAGAATTATAGCCAAACACATCTGGGCCCAaccctttcttcttcatcacctGAAGGATTCCATAAGCTTCTCTTACTCTTCCAGCCTTACATAAAAATGAGACCATCACATTGTAACTCTCTGCATCAGCAAAATAACCACCGGAATCCAAGACTTGATACACCTGCACCAGTACGTCAGTTTTGTTGTGCTTGCATAAGTTTCTACACAAATTGCTCAATGTCAAAAGTGTAGGGAACTTTCCCTTCTTGATCATGAACCTAAAGAAGGCGATTGCTGATTGGGGATCATCAGCTGAGATTGTTCCAATCAATGCGTTAAGGATATCATCCTCCAGGGGAAAGTCCCCGCTAACGATGACCTCACCCAACTGTGTGGCTTCCTTCGTTAGTCTTTCAGAAATCAGAGTAAATAAAAACTCTCTATAGTCATTCGCCCTCGGAGCTACTCCTAACTTCcgcttcaacttcaaaactctgtCTTTCTCCACTACATCTCCCATTTCTCGAAAAGCTTCCGCAACAATTCTATAAGCCATAAAATCAGGTttgcagctcctacttctcagCTCCTCCAACACCCAGAGAGCCTCCGATGCCCTTGAAGCTTGACAAAGACCATGAACTACCAAAACAGCAATAACTGACCCGTTAATCCCTGCATTACCCCTCCTAGCTTCATCTAACACGCTCAAAACCTCGGAAATCTCCCCATTACCACAAAACTTCCACAAGAACACGCCCAATCCCAGAGTGCTCAAACGAACACCTCGCCGCgtcatttcatcaaacaccttCCTCGCATTATCGATATACCCGTCAGACGCGAGCGCAGCCAAAAGCAAGTTACACACGTCCGGCCCAACGTCCCCGACCGACGAGCCAGCCTCACTGAAAACCAAAAACCCATCGTGGGTCCTCCTGTTCCGGACAAAACAAGCGATGACGTGCCCGTAGGCGGAACCATCGAGGCCGATCCTGCGGGCTCTGGCCCGCTTCAGGAGCGCTTCCACGGCATTGGACTGCCGGGAAGCGGAGAGCGACTTGAGGACGGCGCGGTAGGCGAGGGGTCGTGGGCGAAGCCGGGCTGCTGGGAGGCCCAGTCGAAGAAGCCGAGAGCGAGGGAGTGGTGCGGGATCAGGAACGGGTCGATCACGCGGGCGACGAGGTGAGGGGGGCGGCGAGCGAGTCGCGGCAGCGGAGGCGGTGCAGGGTCTGCTCGAGCGAGGCCGTCCACGCGCGTCGGGGCGGTGCGGTCGGAGGCCGAGAGGAGAGCTCTGCTTATTCTCGTCGCTACCTCCGTGACGTTGGATTTCATGACAGAATACGATGATCGGCGTACGGACAGGCAGACGAACCCGAGTCTTCTTTCTCGTCCTCAAGAAAGTTTTCTGGTCTCTTTTATTAGCGCTTAGGGACAAGAAGACATCATTCGACTTGAAACATAAGTACCGTTTGAATTAATTGATATTTGGGAGTGAACCCTACGCCACTTAACCAACCGTCGAAGTGATGGAAACTTTTCTTATCCTTATTGAAATTGTGTTAAGCTAAAATGAGAATCAGACTCTATTGGCTCATTGGGTTGATTTGTTCTATTTTGGGATGACGGACCCTATGAGTATGAAACTTGAGTTTGGTTCCGGAGTTAAGATTTGAAACTTCTTGCGGTTCGATTTTGAAGGAACAAAGTTGTTCTGGCTTGACATTGCAGTCCTTCGATTAGCCACATTAATTTTTACCATTCTTTTCTTTACATACGTGACACTGATGTGGCACCCGTGAATATaatgaaaatcgaaaaatttaaaGCCAATAGAGGTTGGATAGTTACATTTCCAAAGGTAGGTGAGCATTGGCAACCCCTCCCCGACACGGAGTGCCGTCTCCGATGCAAATTTGCAAACTCTATGATCTTATAATcgcaagtttttatttttattttttgcacttctcacatttttagttttatattttacattttcggtttcataatttttttttttttttccttctaatttttagtcttcttttagttttttcaattttttctaacGTGGCAATAGTAAAATAGTACCGTTTTGTGCCTAAGCAGAAAGCTGATACTTAGGAAGAAAGCTGCTAGCAGCAAGGGTCCCCCAGCCAAGGACTTGAGATCAAGCTGACGAAATATCATTGACGAAGTCCAGGCGTTGAGGACTCGAGTCGGGTTGTTACAGGCCTATTTCCGACAATGGGTGATCCAGCCTGTGGGTGCTGACAGCGGCAGTTCGGTCGATGGCGGTGTCGGAGGTGGAGGTTCGTTCCAATTTGTTTTCCCATACGAATACAAATTCTCGTTGATGTCAAACCCATGTCATGTCATTCCTCAAGAGTGCAGCTTAATAgaaatgaccaaaaaataaacatGAGATGATGCGTAAAGCTGAAGATATGAGGGCTCATACATAATATTCACAGTCTATCTCATTGATCTAACGATGCTTTTAATAGTTCTGTACACAGTAGAGTAACATCACCCTGTACACTATCTACTTACAGGAAGTAAAGATTTACAAAAGAAACCATCATTA harbors:
- the LOC104414712 gene encoding LOW QUALITY PROTEIN: pentatricopeptide repeat-containing protein At5g14080 (The sequence of the model RefSeq protein was modified relative to this genomic sequence to represent the inferred CDS: inserted 1 base in 1 codon; deleted 3 bases in 2 codons): MKSNVTEVATRISRALLSASDRTAPRAWTASLEQTLHRLRCRDSLAAPHLVARVIDPFLIPHHSLALGFFDWASQQPGFAHDXLAYRAVLKSLSASRQSNAVEALLKRARARRIGLDGSAYGHVIACFVRNRRTHDGFLVFSEAGSSVGDVGPDVCNLLLAALASDGYIDNARKVFDEMTRRGVRLSTLGLGVFLWKFCGNGEISEVLSVLDEARRGNAGINGSVIAVLVVHGLCQASRASEALWVLEELRSRSCKPDFMAYRIVAEAFREMGDVVEKDRVLKLKRKLGVAPRANDYREFLFTLISERLTKEATQLGEVIVSGDFPLEDDILNALIGTISADDPQSAIAFFRFMIKKGKFPTLLTLSNLCRNLCKHNKTDVLVQVYQVLDSGGYFADAESYNVMVSFLCKAGRVREAYGILQVMKKKGLGPDVFGYNSVLDACCREDLMRPAKKLWDEMFSSGCSGDLRTYTILIKKFSEIEQVEEARRLFYHMLEKGLEPDSLIYRSLIEGLCQEANFEAAFDIFDKCIEQDPTLAKSVLNAFVLCLCRKGDFVTASKLLQRFNCDLDNLDSHVTFLKYLNDADEAGLALEHMKWIREKSSLMMKHISSELVFLLSSGSKSEPIWNWLDRVQGKELSCSQ